The nucleotide window ATGAAGCAGAGATCAGGTTAGGAGAGCAGAGGAGAGTGCAGGGAGCCTCCCCAGGGCATCCCCTCCAAGCAGCACTGAACGTCATCATGAACTGCCTCCAAACAGAGCTGCACGCCCCGCCTGGGCTCTGGGAAAGGGCACACAACAGCGTGGTTTGACACACAGGGCAACATCCTCCAGGGTggaacagctgctctgggctacTGGGGGACTTTTTTTAAGGTGCTTCTCATTTATTCATTAAATAACCAAGGCATGCTCTAAAGCAAGACCTGTTGGTCTCCATGAGAAACATTTTCATGACACCAACTGCCATTCCGGGGGATGCTGTGAACacaatttcagccatttctggCATCAACCCACCTCAGAcaacaggagaggagaggatcTGCTCAGTTCTTTGACTCTTTCAGGTTCAAGAAATTGATGTGTAATCAAATGTGGTTTATTGTATGCTGCAGGTACAAAGAAAAGGCATCAAGATAGTTTGTCAGAATCAAGAAATTGTCATACTTTAGTTAAATGGCACAAGGAAGGACGAAAAGCTTGTGAAAGGCACTGGAGTACTACCTACTTGCTCTGTGTCACCTGTCTTTGAAGCTGATCCTCCCCAAGACAAAAACTGCTAAATAATATCCTGGAGCTGTTTTCAGCGCGTTTTCATTCCCTGTGTGGGAGTGTGGAACTCCCTCTAGTGGCTCATCTAATTCCTTTATCGGCACAAGGACGTGGATGTTGCCACTTTTGTGTAGACTGAACTCACACTAAAACCACCCAAATCTGCCTCCTTGTCAAAGAAACCAATCATGTTCACATTTTTATCTCATAGCACAGTGCCCTGTAGGAAAGAGCACTAAAATATTTATACCCACAATTTCACCATTGCATACACCTCTCAAATACTCTGTTAGACACAGAGGTGGACAATAGCCAAATTATCTAAAAGAAAAAGGTTAGAAAGTTTCCTATAAATAGAAAGATGGTTACTGTACTGTTTAAATGTCtgatgaaaactttttttttttgtatctttaTCTTCTCCTGTAACTCTCTTGAAGATGACTTTCTCCATCCCAGAATAATTTGTTTTGGAAAGACTTATGTACATGAACATGCATGTTCATATGCACACTTGTTTGGCATTTTAGGTGTGATGATACATTCTTTGGTCCTCAAAATGCCCAAGAGATTCTTGACTTACCATTTATTTGgtatttactatttttatttccaacCTTGAATAAATAATAGTATCCACAGACCATTTGCTATACTGCAAACATGAAACTGTCTCTCTGTTACAGGAGGGTTTCCAGGGATGAGGTTTGGGGCTCTAGATCAGGGGAAGCTGCACTCTTGGTTGCTTTGGTGGAGATCACGTCCCTGGACAGCAACGTGCAGCCTGGAGCTTTGAGCCAACATGCCCTGTGACGTGTCAGGCACCACATGATGGGGCAGTGCTTGGCACTAGGTGCCACCTGGGGTGGGCACAGCCACAGGGCTGTGCAGTGAGACTTGCCAGCAAGCTGCCTCCCTCCCATAACCAGCCTTGGACTTAAACTGGCTCCGTCAAAGCCTCTAAGTGGCTTTACCTTTACCTTTCCTTGGGCATTGCCTTCCCACATTCCTCATTTCAGTCCTGGCAGCTTTGGCCTTGCCACTTCCCTTTGAGGCAAGCTCTTAGCTCTCTTTTTGGGTTTTCCAGGTGTCACCCCTGGGGATTGTCATTGGCTTTCTTGGgcacagaggctgctgctgccttccctcaGGTGCTTTCCATGGCTGCAGCTTTCTTGGGCTTCTTCAGGCAGGCTGCTGCTTCCTTGGTTGACTTctcctcagcttctctgggtttCTCAGAGACTGTCACCACAAAACGTGTCCTAGCTGGCAGCTGGGGACATCAGTCCAGCCACGGGCTCTGCTCTGGGTGAGGGGAGAGGCCTCATGAGCAGGAGGAGTCTGTGGCACCACAGACTGACACCAGGTCTGGCACCTCAGATCAATCCACAGGCTGCCAGCAGATCCCACAGCCTCGTGCAGGAACAGGAGAGACGAGCATGAGCTTCTTGCCAACCCTTTCAAGCCCTTGTGTTTTTGCTGAAGTAATAAACCATCAATCTAGCTGTAATTTCCTGGCTCTGAATTTAATTTGAGGTAGTATAAACTCTCTAATTTGATGATGAAACAATATGTCATTTTCCTAGCACAGAAGCATGGTGATGAAAACTGGCATAATATATTACCTTCAGCAAATGTAAaccaaaaagaagaaagaaagatgtTACTCACTCTCCGTGGTTGTGTAAATGTTCACCATGCTCTTTGCAAGATTAATGCTATTTGCTTGGGCCAgtgcctgagcagcaggagaatgATCACCATCTTCCTCTGGAATACACAAAAAGCCAAATCAACatggtaaataaataaacacaaatgGGCAGTGCATCAACaaccctgtgtgtgtgtgtgtgtgtgtgcctcccTTGGTGCCTCTGTCTAGAGCACACTGCAGTTACATTGCCAGAGCTCCTTCCCAGTCATCCAGGTGCTCTGATGATGCCGTGAGAGAACTTCTTCACACTGTGTCAGGAAATGTAAATACTGGATTAACCCAGTCTCCAAGACAGACCAACTCTCAGGAAGAGATTTCAGAGAAACAGAGCCATCTGCTAGTATCAtcctaaaacaaacaaattaataaagaaaaaaccctgAGAAATACTAGTATGATCTAGTCTATAAATGGTTGGACTTAATGCTCTTACATGTCTTTTACAACCCACAATAttccataaagaaaatatttgccatGACCTGATATGCAACTCAGGATTTTCATTGGAATGTTATATGAGGTAGGAAATAAGCCAAGAAATgacacaattaaaaaataaaaagcagatgAGTCTGTGGAAAATCCTTTCAAACAGGTCTTACCCAGGTACATGAGGacagaaaaattggaaaaagaagggaagatGCTCTCTCTTTGTAGGTCTTTGCTTGgaagagagcagagctgtgggtaATCAGAGTCCAAATGTAATGTGAGTTGCAAATAACAATAATGTTTTCTCATAGTAATAGTCACTACAAGATTCCATCAAACCCAGAGGAAGAGGCTGCTAAAATGGTGATGCTATTGACACCATCATGGTTGAGAACACGGTATCAGAACCCAGGAAGATCAGACTCCTAATTCAGTCCACTTTGCTTAAAGTTTGATATCAAAGTCCACTTGTGCATTCCAAAAAGACACAAAATGTCATTTAGGCACTGACAACCATTGGCTATATCAAGGTACTCTAAGAGCCAGTGTATTTATTAAACACTTTGcttcacattttatttcttctatttgTGTTAGGCTTATCTCTACTATCACAAATAATTCTTCCAGTCCTACATTTGAAGAAAATCTTGCCAGTGAGTGAAATAAAGTGAGTTCCTGTGATGTGCTGGAGGCAGTGGAGAGCTGTCCCAAGGTGAGGTGCTTGCAGGTAAGGCATAGGGGCTGGGAGTGGGGAGGAAAGCAAGGGACCATGGCACAGTCCCCTCTGCACTCGCACTAGGCTACACAAGATTTGCTTCCAGAGCTGTTTGTAAAACACATTCTACACAAGCTAACTCTGCACAAATTGCAATATAGGATAAATGGGAAGATGAAGAAAATGTGCAAAATGCAGAAGGATTAGGGAAGAAAACCAGCCTAGGGATGGCTCTCTATTTGGATTTCACAGGGTGCACTCACAGCCCTCAGTACCTGAGTAAACAGCTGAGTCTGTTCCCTGAACAGCTTCTCTCTCTCCAGACAGTtcaccaggtgctggctggtcTGAAGACTTGCACATTTTTTCCTCAGGTAGCTCTCCATTTATTTCCATGTTGTCTTGAGTGCCCAGACCAGatctttcctctttctcatcATCACTTTCACCATCTGTGGGCACAGGCTCGATTAGGATCTGCACGCTGCTGGCCAGGGACCTCCCTGTGGGCTTGTGCTCCTCCACGGGTGTCCCCGGCCCCAGCGAGCTGCCAGACACATCCTTGGTGGGCGACTCCAGTTGGATGGAAGGTGCCCGCACAGGCAGTCTGGATTTCTTGGAGCAGTGCTGCACCACCTTCTCTTCCTCTGGCATCAGCAGCTTCCCATTGCTTTCACTCAGCAAGTCATTTCTTGTAGCCAGGCCCCCTTTGCTCTTGGCACACGTGGATCTGGGAGCGACGGAAACTGAGCCCTTCCTTGCAGGAGTGCCACAGCTTGGCTCCTCCTCACTAGAAGACAACGTTATTGTCCTTTTAGAGGGGGTCCTGGTTTTGGTGAAGGTACCAGGCTTTTCTCCAGTATCCTggcctggcccagactgcaggGAGAGTGAGCGGCACAGCCCGGACTGCCGAGCGTCCGCCTCGGCCcggcctggctctgctcccttcTCCCAAAAGTCCTTCAAGCTCCTGAAGTGCTCACGGTCGAGGCCGATATCCTCCTCCTTGTTACCCATGGACGAGATGGTGTAGTTCACTCCTTGCTTAccagcccagctgctctcccCTGCTGCGGGCAGTGGTCTGGGGCTTGCCAGCGGCTCTTTCTTTGCCAGGCTGTTTTCTGCTGGCCCCACGTGGTTCACAACCTGCTCAGATCTGGGGAGGCTTCTGCTTGGTTTCTTCTTAACTGGTATTTTGCTGGGAGCGTACATTTCTTCACGTGGAGGTTTTGGCCCCTCTCTGGTGCCAGCGGCCCCATCAGCAGcttctcctccagctgcagtgctgggctgaggcACAGCATCCTCTGAAACCTTGGTGGGCAATGGAGACACTCCATGAcctacaacaacaacaaatgcTCAGAGCCTGTCCCACTGCATCACATCCAATCTCCAAAGAAGGTCTGGGCTGCATTTTCTCAATGAGAAGACAGGGAATTTTCAGAAATCATCAATATATTCCTAGTTCTTTTCCATAGTCAGACTCTAGAAAGATCTCTCCCACCTGAAGAAGGCCCTGAAAACCCCAGTCCTTCTCCCTGCAACAGGGCACAGAAAAAATCCACTGAGTTCTAAACTGTTGTTGTGAGTTGTGGATTTGTTTGCAGGTTTCCTTTCAATTTGACAGCTTCCCTACTGGCTATTTGCTATGTTCTAAAACTACATTATACAGTCAATGCTGGAAAGAGAGGGTAAATCCTCTTCTGGATTAAAGAGCTGAGAGCCAAGCACTCAGTTCAATATGTACTGAGAGCCCAGAGAAGTTTCAGTCATCAGATTGCTTTCTGCCTTggtccctgctgccctgcctgtaATCCACAAAGCATTGGCAGCCCATTCTTATATGCCAAGGTACTCCTTGTTATTTATTTGTACACACATTGAAAAGCATCTTGTCTCTTGGTGTTTGATGTTGAGTAACAAAAGCACCAACAGCTCACTGAACAAAAACTTACCTTTTTTAGACAAATGAAAGCTGTTTGTTGCAGTCACAAATGGACTTGTTCCAGTATCACTCTCTGAGGAAGAGACATCATGTATGCTGGATCtctgaacagaaaacaaatcttATTAGTGTATAAATACTGGCAAGACTGGaaagaatgtattttatttgaGCAGAGACACCAGGGCAGGCAGACTGTGGAGCCCCCGTCAGTAGGGATAGATTTTGTGAAGCTCCAAGAAGCAACAAAGGTGCAGAGGCTGTGCCTGTACTACCTTGTATGATGCAGACAACTGGACAGTCAGTCTTGGCTTCAGTTTTGGCACAATTTTCTGCTCTGTGGTTTCAAGAGTAGGTGTACTGGATCTGTGGGAGAGGAGAAATGCCTGAACAAGGAGATCTGTGGTAATGATGTGCCTGTTTGGGTGCTCAGGCAGTCTTCAACATCACCTCAGCTCTGCTCAGATGCAGAACTTGCTCAATAAAAACAATGTGTGTCAACTACTAGGTTTATTCAGACTTTCCCCTTCTGGGAAGTGCCAGAAGAGCCCAAGGGCCGTGCAGAAGGGAGAGACATTTCCATGCTATGGCCCAGGAAGGAACAGGCCACACCTTGCTTTATACTgaatgagaaaaacaaagctAGCTTTTCAGGATTTAATCAacccctgcaaaaaaaaacactgggtgttgtgccagcacagcaggagtACCTAGGGCCTGTTGCCTTTGGAGCCTTCATTAAACAACACCCACTAATCAGCTGCAAGAGGTTTCCAAGTGTTGTCAAGGCCcatatttaatattaaactgGAGCAACTGTCACCTGTGGAGAATGATTCCCCATTCTGCtgacaaaaaaaggcaaatgagaTGGGAACAACAATACATGAATATGTGAATATTTTAAACGCTTCTCCATAGTCCGCGGATATTGAGTGAGGTCACTGACTTGCTCATTGGAGTGCTTTTAATAGATGCTTCTTCTCAGTCAGCACAACGTGAAAACCTACCAAGCCTTGATGGAGAGTGCTGAGCACTGGACACAGAGGCTGGCACCACAGCAGGAAATGGGCAGTTTCCTCAAACTGTTCATTTTGTTAGTGTTGCTTCATagcaaaaattaaacaaataaaaccataaTTACTTTGAAAAACTAACCAGCACATCCTGACATTAGAGACAGCTTCCATTTTACTGATCCCTTATCAAATCATGCAGGAAAAGACCTTTGTGGGATAAGCACATTAGCACTTGATTATTAGGGGCAGATTGATATTCTGACAATTCCTAGAGGAAGGACTTAAAAAATATCCTATAGAACTTATTACTTATACAGTCTTGGCAACTCAGAGACCAGGGTTTAATGGCTAGCATTCAATTTTCATTAGAAGTaagagcagcagcctgagcatTGCACATGCAGCAGTGTTAccttccctctcctgcatcAGCAATGTCCTCAGGACAGGCAGGACTTGGGGCAGCTTTGCTTTCCAGACTCGTCTGGATATGCTTGTTGTCCTCATCTGGAATATAAGAGAGACAACTGAGAAATGACATTTCATTCAACTTGTCGGgtttggtgtgttttctttggGGCAAGAAAATGCTTTGCCCAATGAAAAAGAGTCCCACCAGCACAATCCCTGGGGGTTTAAGAGGAGAGGGCTTTCAGGGGTTCTGCCCTATCTCCCCAAGGATGAGAGGTCCCAGGGCAGCAAAGGCACTTCCAGACCTCACAGGTCCAAGAGGACAAAGCTGCCCAATGCCCGACTTGTGCCAGGAGCTGTCACATCACTGGAAAGCTCCACAGGACACTGCCACTGACTGTCAATAAAGTTAATCTGTTCCAGGATTTAAATTCAGCCATTTCCTGTTTTGACTCAAGTCACCCGATCTTGGCAAACAAAGGAGGAGGCCAATACAGCTAATGAGGAGATCCCTGTTATTTTTATTGGCACAAGGCCCAGCTATATCTTGTGAGCTCCCTAGACcccaaattaaaaacaatagaGGATGGTAACTTTTACAGCAGATTGCATGGTATAACGCTGCATTAGATATTTTGTTAGCAAATGAGTTTTACTGCTACTGCAAAACCAAAAGGATTAAAATCTCAAACAGAGATCTGCACATTTTATTAATGCAGCTAGGtctattttaaagagaaaatctACCTGTTACAAGAACTGCCAAACCATTTTAGGATATATTTCATTAAAcaatttaatataaaaagaaGTTCAGAGGATTCAGAAATAATATTAAACAGTATAGTCTTGCTTGTTATTTGTTTGGAAAACCACATGAGGGCCAAGAGCAGGCCAGTCCTATGATGAGAAAACTCAAGACTCAACACTGCCTGTGTGGTGCCATCCAGCATTAGCACAGTCAGCCTCCAAGTCACAGGAATACCCAAAGATTCACTCCCCCGTGCCTGCTCACCCAGCACCTGGCCCTGAGGAGCAGGAACAGAGCAGGCACTGCTCAGAGCTGTGTGCATGAGGACTGCACATCTGGCACACACGGGGTGGCAGCTGGGGGGGCCCGTGGTTTCCACAGCAGTGGGAAGTTGGGGAGATGCTCCTGCTGAAAAATAAGAGTCTGGTTGTGTAGGAATGAGGCAGTTTTAGAGAGCATGCTTTTGAGAGAGGGACTGTTTTGCCCATGTCAACACTGGTGTGCACAAAGCATCACTGAACATTGTTTTAGGAGACAAAGCCTGAGGCATGGTTGGTGGCACGTGCTGGCCATAGCACgtgtgggcacagcagggcaaaCTGAGGAGGTTTATTGATACAGTGAGCCACATCCTCCTCTTCTGTCTCAGACCTGGGGGAGGGAGGtgccagcagggagctgtgctggaagtgAAGGGCCCAAACACAGAGCTCCCACGCTTTCCCTTTGCCTGTCATGGTTGAAAAGACCTCAACAACCAAAGACTGCCTTCATTTCTCATCCCTCTTGCAAAGGCTCTGTGTTGGACTTGCTCTTCACTGACACTTCCCCCTCAGACAGAGCTCCTCATTCCTGGCTGGCAGA belongs to Lonchura striata isolate bLonStr1 chromosome 14, bLonStr1.mat, whole genome shotgun sequence and includes:
- the LOC110480104 gene encoding synaptotagmin-like protein 2 isoform X2, with product MVFRSEGKTVPGGLGRARSTSSINQKEKGQTRKSSTPTLETTEQKIVPKLKPRLTVQLSASYKRSSIHDVSSSESDTGTSPFVTATNSFHLSKKGHGVSPLPTKVSEDAVPQPSTAAGGEAADGAAGTREGPKPPREEMYAPSKIPVKKKPSRSLPRSEQVVNHVGPAENSLAKKEPLASPRPLPAAGESSWAGKQGVNYTISSMGNKEEDIGLDREHFRSLKDFWEKGAEPGRAEADARQSGLCRSLSLQSGPGQDTGEKPGTFTKTRTPSKRTITLSSSEEEPSCGTPARKGSVSVAPRSTCAKSKGGLATRNDLLSESNGKLLMPEEEKVVQHCSKKSRLPVRAPSIQLESPTKDVSGSSLGPGTPVEEHKPTGRSLASSVQILIEPVPTDGESDDEKEERSGLGTQDNMEINGELPEEKMCKSSDQPAPGELSGEREAVQGTDSAVYSEEDGDHSPAAQALAQANSINLAKSMVNIYTTTETYNKPHLITHQFLEPERVKELSRSSPLLLSETESDTASEVSFQLNRHKKTPSTGSHSSDMASVSSVSGSVLSVYSGDFGSVDAQGTVEFALDYDEKNREFQVHVAQCKDLAVVDEKKGRSDPYVKTYLLPDKARMGKRKTSVKKRTVNPIYNEVLRYKIEKMVLLIQKLNLSVWHNDPLGRNSFLGEIEIDLASWDWSNRKLNWYPLKPRSLSAVNGVDHRGVMSLSIKYVPPGSLGPKNPPSGEVHIWVKDVKDLLQLRPSGVDSFVKCYVLPDTSKKSYQKTRVIKRDTNPVFNHTIVYDGFHTEDLKDACVELTVWDHEKLTNHFLGGIRLGLGTGLSYGISVDWMDSTQEEVAFWQEMMLAANEWIEGLLPLRSLAGRKKLK
- the LOC110480104 gene encoding synaptotagmin-like protein 2 isoform X1, with the protein product MLDLSFLTEEEYEKLMKVLQRDAELKKKDGDRIRRIQGSITDEKKKKFVTGEWFSEVKAKRFQEDLAGPDLLRASIRRKKGKLENEDNKHIQTSLESKAAPSPACPEDIADAGEGRSSTPTLETTEQKIVPKLKPRLTVQLSASYKRSSIHDVSSSESDTGTSPFVTATNSFHLSKKGHGVSPLPTKVSEDAVPQPSTAAGGEAADGAAGTREGPKPPREEMYAPSKIPVKKKPSRSLPRSEQVVNHVGPAENSLAKKEPLASPRPLPAAGESSWAGKQGVNYTISSMGNKEEDIGLDREHFRSLKDFWEKGAEPGRAEADARQSGLCRSLSLQSGPGQDTGEKPGTFTKTRTPSKRTITLSSSEEEPSCGTPARKGSVSVAPRSTCAKSKGGLATRNDLLSESNGKLLMPEEEKVVQHCSKKSRLPVRAPSIQLESPTKDVSGSSLGPGTPVEEHKPTGRSLASSVQILIEPVPTDGESDDEKEERSGLGTQDNMEINGELPEEKMCKSSDQPAPGELSGEREAVQGTDSAVYSEEDGDHSPAAQALAQANSINLAKSMVNIYTTTETYNKPHLITHQFLEPERVKELSRSSPLLLSETESDTASEVSFQLNRHKKTPSTGSHSSDMASVSSVSGSVLSVYSGDFGSVDAQGTVEFALDYDEKNREFQVHVAQCKDLAVVDEKKGRSDPYVKTYLLPDKARMGKRKTSVKKRTVNPIYNEVLRYKIEKMVLLIQKLNLSVWHNDPLGRNSFLGEIEIDLASWDWSNRKLNWYPLKPRSLSAVNGVDHRGVMSLSIKYVPPGSLGPKNPPSGEVHIWVKDVKDLLQLRPSGVDSFVKCYVLPDTSKKSYQKTRVIKRDTNPVFNHTIVYDGFHTEDLKDACVELTVWDHEKLTNHFLGGIRLGLGTGLSYGISVDWMDSTQEEVAFWQEMMLAANEWIEGLLPLRSLAGRKKLK